Proteins from one Sarcophilus harrisii chromosome 2, mSarHar1.11, whole genome shotgun sequence genomic window:
- the HSBP1 gene encoding heat shock factor-binding protein 1 produces the protein MAETDPKTVQDLTAVVQTLLQQMQDKFQTMSDQIIGRIDDMSSRIDDLEKNIADLMTQAGVEEIEGENKVPATRNS, from the exons ATGGCGGAGACAGATCCCAAAACTGTACAGGACCTGACCGCTGTG gTTCAGACACTTCTGCAGCAGATGCAGGACAAGTTTCAGACCATGTCAGACCAGATAATTGGACGAA TTGATGATATGAGCAGTCGAATTGATGATCTGGAGAAAAACATTGCTGACCTTATGACCCAAGCAGGGGTggaagaaatagaaggggaaaacaaAGTACCTGCTACACGGAATAGTTAA